One window of Campylobacter sp. RM12651 genomic DNA carries:
- a CDS encoding DUF3137 domain-containing protein, translated as MIEFLKVFRIICIVCLAIYLIWGITRQFQNIYIMFILIVFIIISSFFISYIQYKNIIKPFFISNNFNEISNISDIKKGIINSESLNIEFAYNKDDLDILKVNIKNTYYTQKDKKREKDIFKGIYIRKKNIKMKDFIIVSNSDIKDILGVKEPLILLDNVDFNKYFKLYSNNNLEVFKFLNPKKLDIISNNAKLINHKISLFYKDNYLHIYIHNFSFSENIEKEFKSIINIVNEF; from the coding sequence ATGATAGAGTTTTTAAAAGTTTTTAGAATAATTTGTATTGTGTGTTTGGCAATATATTTAATTTGGGGTATTACTAGGCAATTTCAAAATATTTATATAATGTTTATTTTGATAGTATTTATTATAATTTCATCATTTTTTATTAGCTATATTCAGTATAAAAATATAATCAAACCATTTTTTATTAGCAATAATTTTAATGAAATATCAAATATAAGCGATATTAAAAAAGGCATAATTAATAGTGAAAGTTTAAATATAGAATTTGCTTATAATAAAGATGATTTAGATATTTTAAAGGTTAATATTAAAAACACTTATTACACACAAAAAGATAAAAAAAGAGAAAAAGATATTTTTAAAGGAATTTATATTCGTAAAAAAAATATAAAAATGAAAGATTTTATAATAGTTAGTAATAGCGATATTAAGGATATTTTAGGAGTTAAAGAGCCTTTAATTTTACTTGATAATGTAGATTTTAATAAATATTTTAAATTGTATTCTAATAATAATTTAGAAGTTTTTAAATTCTTAAATCCTAAGAAATTAGATATTATTAGTAATAATGCAAAACTTATTAATCACAAAATAAGTCTTTTTTATAAAGATAATTATTTGCATATTTATATTCATAATTTTTCTTTTAGTGAAAATATTGAAAAAGAATTTAAAAGCATAATAAATATTGTTAATGAGTTTTAA
- the accB gene encoding acetyl-CoA carboxylase biotin carboxyl carrier protein: MKREEIKELIDMFAQANIGKIKIKEGDFEISLEKQGTVVECAPIPAVMPQSAPAPINVNVVNEAQPAKNTHPAITSPMVGTFYQAPSPGAASFVKVGQTVRKGDTICIIEAMKIMNEIEAEFDCKIVSALVEDGQPVEYGTELFAVEKL; encoded by the coding sequence ATGAAAAGAGAAGAAATAAAAGAATTAATAGATATGTTTGCTCAAGCAAATATAGGCAAAATCAAAATCAAAGAAGGCGATTTTGAAATTAGCTTAGAAAAGCAAGGAACGGTTGTTGAATGCGCACCAATTCCTGCAGTAATGCCACAAAGTGCTCCAGCACCAATTAATGTAAATGTAGTAAATGAAGCACAACCTGCTAAAAACACTCATCCAGCAATTACAAGCCCAATGGTAGGAACATTTTATCAAGCACCAAGTCCAGGTGCAGCTAGTTTCGTAAAAGTTGGTCAAACAGTGAGAAAAGGCGATACAATTTGCATTATTGAAGCTATGAAAATTATGAATGAAATTGAAGCTGAATTTGATTGCAAAATCGTAAGCGCTTTAGTAGAAGATGGACAACCTGTGGAGTATGGAACAGAATTATTTGCAGTTGAAAAACTATAA
- a CDS encoding acetyl-CoA carboxylase biotin carboxylase subunit — protein sequence MREIKKILIANRGEIALRAIRTIKEMGKEAICIYSSADKDALYLKYCDASICVGGPKSSESYLNIPSIISAAELCGADAIFPGYGFLSENQNFVEICERHNIKFIGPSVEAMNTMSDKSKAKQVMKRAGVPVIPGSDGAISGVEVAKELAEEMGYPVILKAAAGGGGRGMRVVEKAADLEKAYWSAESEATSAFGDGRMYIEKYIKNPRHIEVQIIGDSFGNVIHIGERDCSMQRRHQKLIEESPARILEPATREKLLETAIRAAKAIGYEGAGTFEFLLDDYQNFYFIEMNTRLQVEHCVSEMCSGEDIIRHMINVAEGKALPKQEEINFKGHSIECRITAEDPKTFTPCPGTISRYTAPAGANVRMESHVYQGYSVPPFYDSMIGKLVVWAPTREMAIHKMKCALQELIVSGIKTTKDFHISMMENPDFINNKFDTNYLSRR from the coding sequence ATGAGAGAGATTAAAAAGATTTTAATTGCTAATCGTGGAGAAATAGCTCTAAGAGCTATTAGAACGATTAAAGAAATGGGTAAAGAAGCTATTTGTATATATTCTAGTGCTGATAAAGACGCTTTATATTTAAAATATTGTGATGCTAGTATTTGCGTTGGTGGTCCAAAATCAAGCGAGAGTTATTTAAATATCCCATCAATTATTAGTGCTGCTGAATTATGCGGTGCTGATGCGATTTTTCCTGGATATGGCTTTTTGAGTGAAAATCAAAATTTCGTAGAAATTTGTGAGCGTCATAATATTAAATTCATAGGTCCTAGCGTAGAAGCTATGAATACTATGAGTGATAAAAGTAAAGCTAAACAAGTTATGAAAAGAGCAGGTGTTCCAGTAATCCCAGGTAGTGATGGGGCTATTAGTGGAGTAGAAGTTGCAAAAGAATTAGCTGAAGAAATGGGCTATCCTGTTATTTTAAAAGCTGCTGCAGGTGGTGGTGGTCGTGGTATGCGTGTGGTTGAAAAGGCTGCTGATTTAGAAAAAGCATATTGGTCTGCTGAAAGCGAAGCTACAAGTGCATTTGGTGATGGTAGAATGTATATTGAAAAATACATTAAAAATCCACGCCATATTGAAGTGCAAATCATAGGAGATAGTTTTGGAAATGTTATTCATATAGGTGAGCGTGATTGTTCTATGCAAAGAAGACATCAAAAGCTAATAGAAGAAAGTCCAGCTAGAATTTTAGAGCCAGCTACTAGAGAAAAATTATTAGAAACTGCTATAAGAGCAGCTAAAGCTATTGGATATGAAGGTGCAGGGACATTTGAGTTTTTATTAGATGATTATCAAAATTTTTATTTTATTGAAATGAATACAAGGTTACAGGTTGAGCATTGCGTAAGTGAAATGTGTAGTGGAGAAGACATTATTCGTCATATGATAAATGTAGCTGAAGGAAAAGCTCTACCTAAACAAGAAGAGATAAATTTCAAAGGTCATTCAATTGAGTGCAGAATTACTGCAGAAGACCCTAAAACATTTACACCTTGTCCTGGGACAATTAGTAGATATACAGCTCCTGCAGGTGCAAATGTGAGAATGGAAAGCCATGTTTATCAAGGATACAGCGTTCCTCCATTTTATGATAGTATGATAGGTAAGCTTGTTGTTTGGGCTCCTACAAGAGAGATGGCAATTCATAAGATGAAATGTGCTTTACAAGAATTAATAGTAAGTGGTATTAAAACTACAAAAGATTTTCATATTTCTATGATGGAAAATCCTGATTTTATAAACAATAAATTTGATACAAACTATTTATCAAGAAGATAA
- a CDS encoding MATE family efflux transporter, whose protein sequence is MKEINFYKLSLNIYLEMLLRFSSIVINTIMISRYNVFLIGAMSSANQIFIIATTIFSFLSIGSSVLISQALGANNKNLAIRSAHISISFNMVLGILIFFIINFFDGNMLKLLNVPNDIFDYSLIYLQTIAYVILLDCLNIALSSVIRTYAKAKELMIVSLIMNAVNIVFNAIFLYKYDLGLFGVGISSVISRIVSLAMLVYIYFKIAKLKIYFELFFKINKKILKNILTIGGFSAGENLLWSAQYMVIFAFVGLLGKDALSIQSIFFQISMFIFTTSSALSVANEIIIGRLVGAKEFEKAYKQSFKVLKIAIICSLVYASFVFLIQDYIFQALSLSNELINIIKPLFIISFFLESSRALNIVMVNSLRASGDAAFPFYAGIVFMWGVSVPLAYILGIHLHFAMVGIWSAFVVDELLRGLANTYRWKSKKWQSKSAV, encoded by the coding sequence ATGAAAGAAATTAATTTTTATAAATTATCTTTAAATATTTATTTAGAAATGCTACTTCGTTTTAGCTCTATTGTCATAAATACTATTATGATTAGTAGATACAATGTGTTTTTAATCGGAGCTATGAGTAGTGCAAATCAGATTTTTATAATAGCTACAACTATATTTTCATTCCTTTCAATTGGCTCAAGTGTATTAATATCTCAAGCTTTAGGTGCTAATAACAAAAACTTAGCAATAAGGTCAGCTCATATTAGTATATCTTTTAATATGGTTTTAGGTATTTTGATATTTTTTATAATTAATTTTTTTGATGGCAATATGCTTAAGTTGTTAAATGTTCCTAATGATATATTTGATTATTCATTAATATATTTACAAACTATAGCTTATGTAATATTGTTAGATTGCTTAAATATAGCTTTATCATCTGTAATTAGAACTTATGCTAAGGCTAAGGAATTAATGATTGTATCGCTTATTATGAATGCAGTTAATATCGTTTTTAATGCTATATTTTTGTATAAATATGATTTAGGCTTATTTGGAGTGGGAATTTCAAGTGTAATTTCTAGGATAGTAAGCCTTGCAATGTTAGTTTATATATATTTTAAGATTGCAAAACTTAAGATTTATTTTGAGCTATTTTTTAAAATTAATAAAAAAATATTAAAAAATATTTTGACAATAGGTGGCTTTAGTGCAGGAGAAAATCTACTATGGTCAGCACAATATATGGTTATTTTTGCTTTTGTTGGATTATTAGGAAAAGATGCTTTAAGTATTCAAAGTATATTTTTTCAAATTTCAATGTTTATATTTACTACTAGCTCTGCTTTAAGTGTGGCTAATGAGATAATCATCGGTAGGCTAGTTGGTGCAAAAGAATTTGAAAAAGCGTATAAACAAAGTTTTAAAGTATTAAAAATTGCAATAATTTGTAGTTTAGTATATGCTAGTTTTGTTTTTTTAATTCAAGATTATATATTTCAAGCACTTAGTTTAAGCAATGAATTAATAAATATTATAAAACCGCTTTTTATAATAAGTTTTTTCTTAGAAAGCTCAAGAGCTTTAAATATAGTAATGGTTAATTCTTTAAGGGCTAGTGGGGATGCTGCTTTTCCTTTTTATGCTGGAATTGTTTTTATGTGGGGAGTTAGTGTTCCTTTAGCTTATATTTTAGGGATACATTTACATTTTGCTATGGTTGGAATATGGAGTGCTTTTGTAGTTGATGAACTTTTAAGAGGACTTGCTAATACATATCGTTGGAAAAGTAAAAAATGGCAAAGCAAATCAGCTGTATAA
- a CDS encoding flagellar biosynthesis anti-sigma factor FlgM, with the protein MLNSLSSSMVYSSQDIMKPKATKSENVDKTEVKETKSSLSPKAAAIAEQIANGTYKIDLKSTANAIANELC; encoded by the coding sequence ATGTTAAACTCACTTAGTTCATCTATGGTATATTCAAGCCAAGATATTATGAAGCCAAAAGCTACAAAAAGTGAAAATGTTGATAAAACTGAAGTTAAAGAAACCAAAAGTTCTTTAAGCCCAAAAGCAGCTGCTATAGCTGAGCAAATTGCAAATGGAACTTATAAAATTGATTTAAAATCTACCGCAAATGCAATTGCAAATGAGTTATGCTAA
- a CDS encoding rod-binding protein produces the protein MLNSNLINQPNTAKVDEKLLKEQTDAFEAFMIKSVLDISLKLENPLFGKDAGDDIYGSMYNDAMSKALSGGLGFSEMLFNFLKERL, from the coding sequence ATTTTAAATTCTAATTTAATAAACCAGCCAAATACTGCAAAAGTAGATGAAAAATTGTTAAAAGAACAAACAGATGCTTTTGAAGCATTTATGATAAAAAGTGTCCTTGATATTAGTCTTAAATTAGAAAATCCACTATTTGGAAAAGATGCTGGAGATGATATTTATGGCTCAATGTATAATGATGCTATGAGTAAGGCTTTAAGTGGTGGGCTTGGATTTTCTGAAATGCTATTTAATTTTTTAAAAGAAAGGCTATAA
- a CDS encoding flagellar basal body P-ring protein FlgI — protein sequence MRFMIFLIFILNSLMASQIKDIANIVGVRDNELIGYGLVVGLNGSGDGSSSEFTIQSIANMLGSMNIKISPDDIKSKNTAAVMISAKLPAFAKSGDKIDVNVASLGDAKSLKGGTLLLSALKGVDGNIYALAQGALSIDSSGKGASMTNAKITNGASIEREVNFDFNNQERITLSLKQNDFALASKIKNAINKAYDLDIAKATDGKTIIIERPEEESAVDFIAKVLSLDAGEINANSKIIINEKTGTIISGIDVEVSPVLISHGNITIKIEPKRPYELKDNEVDLKDGSVIDTSSNILRITNDKITLANITRALNKLGASPADVITIIKNLKQAGAINAELEIL from the coding sequence ATGAGATTTATGATATTTTTGATATTTATATTAAATTCCTTAATGGCTTCACAAATAAAAGATATTGCAAATATTGTTGGAGTTAGGGATAATGAATTAATCGGATATGGTTTAGTTGTTGGTCTAAATGGTAGTGGAGATGGTTCTAGTAGCGAATTTACTATTCAATCAATTGCAAATATGCTAGGCTCTATGAATATCAAAATAAGCCCTGATGATATTAAAAGTAAAAATACCGCAGCAGTTATGATTAGTGCAAAATTACCTGCCTTTGCAAAAAGTGGGGATAAAATTGATGTAAATGTAGCTTCATTAGGTGATGCTAAAAGTTTAAAAGGTGGAACACTTTTATTAAGTGCTTTAAAAGGTGTTGATGGGAATATTTACGCATTAGCTCAAGGAGCGCTTAGTATAGATAGTAGTGGCAAAGGTGCTAGTATGACAAATGCAAAAATAACAAATGGAGCTAGTATAGAAAGAGAAGTTAATTTTGATTTTAACAATCAAGAAAGAATTACTCTAAGTCTAAAGCAAAATGATTTTGCACTAGCGAGTAAAATAAAAAACGCAATAAATAAAGCTTATGATTTAGATATAGCAAAAGCTACAGATGGTAAAACAATAATAATAGAAAGACCAGAAGAAGAAAGTGCAGTTGATTTTATAGCAAAAGTATTATCGCTAGATGCTGGAGAAATAAACGCAAATAGTAAAATCATAATAAATGAAAAAACAGGAACGATAATAAGTGGAATTGATGTAGAAGTTAGTCCTGTTTTAATATCTCATGGAAATATAACAATTAAAATTGAACCTAAAAGACCTTATGAACTAAAAGACAATGAAGTTGATTTAAAAGATGGTAGTGTAATTGATACTAGCTCAAATATTTTAAGAATTACTAACGATAAAATAACTTTAGCAAATATCACTAGAGCCTTAAATAAACTAGGTGCAAGCCCTGCTGATGTAATAACGATTATTAAAAATTTAAAACAAGCTGGGGCAATTAATGCTGAATTGGAGATTTTATAA
- a CDS encoding F0F1 ATP synthase subunit A, giving the protein MHNLFLFSDFIADDNKAITYLIHFVLVIAIILVLAKLATSKMQLVPKGIQNIMEMFLDGVLSMGKDTLGSKEAALKYVPLIATLGLVVFVSNIIGIIPGFEAPSASLNLTLPLAIIVFIYYHYEGIKTQGFFKYFKHFFGPVKVIAPLMFVVEVISHFSRIVSLSFRLFGNIKGDDLFLGVILALVPIVAPLPPYFLLTFMAFLQSFVFMILTYVYIASAIAIDEEH; this is encoded by the coding sequence ATGCACAATTTATTTTTATTTAGTGATTTTATAGCTGATGACAATAAAGCGATTACTTATTTAATTCATTTCGTTTTAGTTATTGCAATTATTTTGGTTTTAGCAAAATTAGCAACTTCTAAAATGCAATTAGTTCCAAAAGGTATTCAAAATATTATGGAAATGTTTTTAGATGGTGTTTTATCTATGGGTAAAGATACTTTAGGCTCAAAGGAAGCAGCTTTAAAATATGTTCCTTTAATCGCTACTCTTGGATTAGTTGTTTTTGTAAGCAATATAATAGGTATAATTCCTGGATTTGAAGCTCCTAGTGCTAGTTTAAATTTAACACTTCCTTTAGCAATAATTGTTTTTATATACTATCATTACGAAGGCATAAAAACTCAAGGATTTTTTAAGTATTTCAAGCATTTTTTTGGTCCTGTTAAAGTGATTGCTCCACTTATGTTTGTTGTTGAAGTGATATCACATTTTTCTCGTATAGTTTCTTTATCTTTCCGTCTTTTTGGAAATATTAAAGGAGATGATTTATTTTTAGGTGTTATTTTAGCTTTAGTTCCAATCGTAGCTCCGCTTCCACCATATTTTCTTTTAACATTTATGGCATTTTTACAATCGTTTGTATTTATGATTTTAACTTATGTATATATAGCTAGTGCTATTGCAATTGATGAGGAGCATTAA
- the gatB gene encoding Asp-tRNA(Asn)/Glu-tRNA(Gln) amidotransferase subunit GatB: MEFEVVIGLEVHTQLNTKTKIFCSCATSFGEVANTNVCPVCLALPGALPVLNKEALQKAIYFGKAINAKINEVSIFNRKNYFYPDLPKAYQISQFDVAIVEGGKLEIEGDFGKKIVGITRAHLEEDAGKNIHENDNSLVDLNRAGTPLLEIVSEPDIRSADEAVAYLKKLHSIIRFLDISDANMQEGSFRCDVNISIRPKGDNKFYTRVEIKNLNSFKFIQKAIEYEKERQIAAWMDGKYDSEVVQETRLFDTTRLVTKPMRSKEEAAEYRYFADPDLLPVFASSDMVNVVIPELADEKISRYVSEYGLKEDDAKVLVSSLEMAMFFEYLIKSGCSPKLSTTWLSVELMGLLKGELNITNSPVGKEKLADLIKAIENSEISNKAGKDVLAYLFENDISVSDAIDKLGLKQVSDDGAINAIIDEILSKNADKVAEYKSGKDKLFGFFVGQTMKEGKGAFNPNKVNELLKAKLG, translated from the coding sequence ATGGAATTTGAAGTAGTTATTGGTTTAGAAGTTCATACTCAGCTTAATACAAAAACTAAGATTTTTTGTTCTTGTGCGACAAGTTTTGGTGAAGTTGCTAATACTAATGTTTGCCCTGTGTGTTTGGCATTGCCTGGAGCTTTACCTGTATTAAATAAAGAAGCTTTACAAAAGGCTATATATTTTGGTAAAGCAATTAACGCAAAAATTAATGAAGTAAGTATTTTTAATAGAAAAAACTATTTTTATCCTGATTTACCTAAAGCTTATCAAATATCACAATTTGATGTGGCAATAGTTGAAGGTGGAAAATTAGAAATTGAAGGTGATTTTGGTAAAAAAATAGTAGGAATTACTAGAGCTCACCTTGAAGAAGATGCAGGTAAAAATATTCACGAAAACGATAATTCTTTAGTAGATTTAAATCGTGCAGGAACTCCACTACTTGAGATTGTAAGTGAGCCAGATATTAGAAGCGCTGATGAAGCTGTAGCTTATCTTAAAAAACTTCATTCTATTATAAGATTTTTAGATATTAGTGATGCTAATATGCAAGAAGGCTCTTTTAGATGTGATGTTAATATATCTATTAGACCTAAAGGCGATAATAAATTTTATACAAGAGTAGAAATTAAGAATTTAAATAGTTTTAAATTTATTCAAAAAGCAATAGAGTATGAGAAAGAACGCCAAATAGCTGCTTGGATGGATGGTAAGTATGATAGTGAAGTAGTTCAAGAAACAAGATTATTTGATACTACAAGACTTGTTACAAAACCTATGAGAAGTAAAGAAGAAGCTGCTGAATATAGATATTTTGCAGACCCTGATTTATTACCTGTATTTGCTAGTTCTGATATGGTTAATGTTGTAATTCCTGAACTTGCAGATGAGAAAATATCTCGTTATGTTAGCGAGTATGGGCTAAAAGAAGATGATGCTAAGGTTTTAGTAAGCTCACTAGAAATGGCTATGTTTTTTGAATATTTAATAAAATCAGGTTGTTCTCCAAAACTTAGTACAACTTGGTTAAGTGTAGAATTAATGGGTTTATTAAAAGGTGAATTAAATATAACAAATTCTCCTGTGGGAAAAGAAAAATTAGCAGATTTGATAAAAGCTATTGAAAATAGTGAAATATCAAATAAAGCAGGCAAAGATGTTTTAGCTTATTTGTTTGAAAACGATATAAGTGTAAGCGATGCTATTGATAAACTAGGATTAAAACAAGTTAGTGATGATGGTGCTATTAATGCAATAATAGATGAAATATTATCTAAAAATGCAGATAAAGTAGCTGAATATAAGTCAGGTAAAGATAAATTGTTTGGATTTTTTGTAGGACAGACTATGAAAGAAGGCAAAGGAGCTTTTAATCCAAATAAAGTAAATGAGCTTTTAAAGGCTAAGCTTGGATGA
- a CDS encoding NAD(P)H-dependent glycerol-3-phosphate dehydrogenase gives MISVIGSGKWGSAIAHAISLNNKVNICSFSKKSGEYIDINEAKKSKYLIFALSAQGTYDYLRANFSNLNDNYVLIASKGIYQDLFLHDVFSKFFPIENISVLTGPSFAAEVSKNLPTALVISGVNDKLNQEFANFFPSFIKTYTDNDVVGAEICGAYKNIIAIASGICDGLELGNNARAALISRGLIEITRFGKFFGAKDNTFLGLSGAGDLFLTASSTLSRNYRVGLMLAKGYNQDEIKQELNEVAEGIDTTKSVCKIAKTHNIYCPIANEILLILNGKNVKTSLQDLLKK, from the coding sequence ATGATTAGCGTAATTGGTTCTGGTAAGTGGGGTAGTGCAATAGCTCATGCTATCTCACTTAATAACAAAGTAAATATTTGTTCTTTTAGTAAAAAATCAGGTGAATATATTGATATAAACGAAGCTAAAAAAAGTAAATATTTAATATTTGCATTAAGTGCTCAAGGAACCTATGATTATCTTAGAGCTAACTTTAGTAATTTAAATGATAATTATGTATTAATCGCTTCAAAAGGTATTTATCAAGACTTGTTTTTACACGATGTATTTTCTAAGTTTTTTCCAATAGAAAATATTAGTGTTTTAACTGGCCCATCTTTTGCAGCAGAAGTTAGTAAAAATTTACCAACAGCACTTGTAATTAGTGGTGTTAATGATAAGTTAAATCAAGAATTTGCTAATTTTTTTCCTAGTTTTATAAAGACATACACCGATAATGATGTCGTTGGTGCTGAGATTTGTGGTGCATATAAAAATATTATTGCTATTGCTAGTGGAATTTGTGATGGATTAGAATTAGGTAATAATGCAAGAGCTGCTCTTATTTCTCGTGGTCTTATAGAAATTACTAGATTTGGTAAGTTTTTTGGTGCTAAAGATAATACTTTTCTAGGTTTAAGTGGGGCAGGTGATTTATTTTTAACTGCTAGTTCAACATTATCAAGAAATTACAGAGTGGGATTAATGCTTGCAAAGGGCTATAATCAAGATGAAATTAAGCAAGAATTAAATGAAGTTGCTGAAGGAATTGATACTACTAAATCAGTTTGTAAAATTGCAAAAACACATAATATATATTGTCCTATTGCTAATGAAATTTTATTAATTTTAAATGGCAAGAATGTAAAAACTAGCTTACAAGATTTATTAAAAAAATGA
- a CDS encoding glycoside hydrolase family 3 N-terminal domain-containing protein, with protein sequence MKKFLIILFVNIVLYSQNLSNISTQRLAGQMIMIGFNGKDIKEYNIRKLGQEASLGKVGGIVFRANNFTDIEQAKKLVSRFKNIAIVNPLFLGIDYKDLDKNYDFLYCKEPDFINQNLNINDARLNYLKSALNLKELGLNLNLTLGVNTSITNDLLDKLSIYAREYSDAFRQSNILIAAKTFPGDMNNSSSFVKDYRLSFLKPFYDFTQTNKVDMIMVSNKIYPILDKKPANMSKKIINILKNDLSFNGVIVSDDILGGDLDGIDFKDRIIDSINAGVDILYFGLSRIKYGDTASYVVDIISQAVDDGKISRSRLEESYIKITSLKERI encoded by the coding sequence ATGAAAAAATTTTTAATTATATTATTTGTAAATATTGTATTGTATTCTCAAAATTTATCAAATATAAGCACCCAAAGACTAGCTGGTCAGATGATTATGATAGGTTTTAATGGAAAAGATATTAAAGAATACAATATAAGAAAATTAGGTCAAGAAGCTAGCCTTGGAAAAGTTGGTGGTATAGTTTTTAGGGCAAATAATTTCACAGATATTGAACAGGCAAAAAAATTAGTAAGTAGATTTAAAAATATAGCAATTGTAAATCCATTATTTTTAGGTATTGATTATAAAGATTTAGATAAAAATTATGATTTTTTATATTGTAAAGAACCTGATTTTATTAATCAGAATTTAAATATTAATGATGCTAGATTGAATTATCTAAAATCAGCTTTAAATTTAAAAGAATTAGGACTTAATTTAAATTTAACATTAGGGGTAAATACTAGTATAACTAATGATTTATTAGATAAACTTAGTATCTATGCTAGAGAATACTCTGATGCTTTTAGGCAAAGTAATATTTTAATAGCAGCTAAAACTTTTCCTGGAGATATGAATAATTCTTCAAGTTTTGTTAAAGATTATAGATTAAGTTTTTTAAAGCCATTTTATGATTTTACACAAACTAATAAAGTTGATATGATAATGGTTTCAAATAAAATTTATCCTATACTAGACAAAAAACCAGCAAATATGTCTAAGAAAATCATTAATATATTAAAAAATGATTTATCATTTAATGGGGTAATAGTAAGTGATGATATCTTAGGTGGTGATTTAGATGGCATAGATTTTAAAGATAGAATAATTGATAGTATAAATGCTGGAGTTGATATATTATATTTTGGATTATCTAGGATAAAGTATGGAGATACAGCAAGTTATGTTGTTGATATTATAAGTCAAGCAGTAGATGATGGCAAAATAAGTAGAAGTAGATTAGAAGAATCTTATATAAAAATTACTTCTTTAAAAGAGAGAATATGA
- a CDS encoding TIGR02757 family protein yields MIKKLLDEQSGIKNTIDNLYSHPDPLQVVYDNINSKDIEFIALICALFAYGNAGAIVKFLKKLDFTLLNKSDEEIRQINHKYRFQNERDVAEIFISLKRFKEKSSIKDFSHKIYKTSKNNKILEVIQALIAEIYSLNDYRSDGYEFFFSKVNNTSAYKRYCMYYRWMVRNDNLDLGLFNEISPADLLMPLDTHTHKMGLMLGLIKRKQADQKCMLELSKALKNFCNEDPLKYDFALYRISQTNDENSLQELIKNARN; encoded by the coding sequence ATGATAAAAAAATTATTAGATGAGCAAAGTGGTATTAAAAATACAATTGATAATTTATATTCACACCCTGACCCATTGCAAGTAGTATATGATAATATTAATAGCAAAGATATAGAATTTATTGCTTTAATATGCGCTTTATTTGCGTATGGAAATGCTGGTGCTATAGTAAAATTTTTAAAAAAACTTGATTTTACTTTACTTAATAAAAGTGATGAAGAAATAAGGCAAATAAATCACAAATATAGATTTCAAAACGAAAGAGACGTAGCAGAAATTTTTATTAGTCTAAAAAGATTTAAAGAAAAATCAAGTATAAAAGATTTTAGTCATAAAATTTATAAAACAAGCAAAAATAATAAAATATTAGAAGTTATTCAAGCTTTAATTGCTGAGATTTATTCATTGAATGATTATAGAAGTGATGGGTACGAATTCTTTTTTAGTAAAGTTAATAATACAAGTGCGTATAAAAGATATTGTATGTATTATCGCTGGATGGTAAGAAACGATAATTTAGATTTAGGTTTGTTTAATGAAATTAGTCCTGCTGATTTACTAATGCCACTTGATACACATACACATAAAATGGGGCTTATGTTAGGGCTTATTAAAAGAAAACAAGCCGATCAAAAATGTATGCTAGAGCTTAGTAAGGCTTTAAAAAATTTTTGCAATGAAGACCCTTTAAAATATGATTTTGCTTTATATAGAATATCTCAGACTAATGATGAAAATTCTTTACAAGAATTAATTAAAAATGCCAGAAATTAG